A portion of the Deinococcus sp. AB2017081 genome contains these proteins:
- a CDS encoding helix-turn-helix domain-containing protein, producing the protein MTVAFTPPQQDLEQLKVLAERLSQADGPLELVLGQGDHAQRITLSPLVAQLLQASVQELGDGHTVALVATEQELTPAAAARLLGVSRPHLVNALLHTGQLPYRMEGTHHRIALTDVLAYRDERDRRHAAADALTRLTEDLQLYEQPAGNPQ; encoded by the coding sequence ATGACTGTGGCGTTCACCCCTCCCCAGCAGGATCTGGAGCAGCTCAAGGTCCTGGCCGAGCGCCTCTCCCAGGCGGACGGCCCCCTCGAGCTCGTGCTCGGGCAGGGCGATCACGCCCAGCGGATCACGCTCTCGCCCCTGGTGGCCCAGCTGCTCCAGGCCTCCGTCCAGGAACTGGGGGACGGCCACACCGTCGCCCTGGTCGCCACGGAGCAGGAACTCACCCCCGCCGCCGCGGCCCGGCTGCTCGGCGTCAGCCGCCCTCACCTCGTCAATGCCCTGCTCCACACCGGCCAGTTGCCGTACCGCATGGAAGGCACCCATCACCGCATCGCCCTGACTGACGTGCTCGCCTACCGCGACGAGCGCGACCGGCGTCACGCCGCGGCGGACGCCCTGACGCGGCTGACGGAAGACCTCCAGCTGTACGAGCAGCCAGCAGGGAACCCACAGTAA
- a CDS encoding HNH endonuclease, translating into MISNVLHLVPGNDWSGLHMRHYKRYIRIRDTRTGRRRTLHRVLAEQLLGRPLLAGEVVHHKDGNSTNNAPDNLIVLPSQRYHAHLEYHLRCERRGMPFLFPELLQGSQQPRPGTLFEHVF; encoded by the coding sequence GTGATCTCCAACGTTCTTCATCTTGTGCCCGGTAATGACTGGAGCGGCCTTCACATGCGACACTACAAACGCTACATCAGAATCAGAGACACCCGCACCGGCCGTCGCCGTACGCTGCACCGCGTCCTTGCCGAACAGCTGCTGGGCCGCCCCCTGCTGGCCGGCGAAGTCGTCCACCACAAGGACGGCAACAGCACCAATAATGCCCCGGACAACCTCATCGTCCTGCCCAGCCAGCGCTACCACGCCCACCTCGAATATCACCTGCGGTGCGAAAGACGTGGCATGCCGTTCCTGTTCCCGGAACTCCTGCAGGGCAGTCAGCAGCCACGTCCCGGCACGCTGTTTGAACACGTGTTCTGA
- a CDS encoding TDT family transporter, with translation MTHPLNRLAAPTEAIRGFTPNWFTACMGTGILSLTLPKLPLPGAAATGEVLWILNMALFALFTLLSLARIVMYPADSRATLHHPVQSMFLGAVPMGLATIVNGLITFGVPHWGLDAARLARDLWAFDALLSAGVGLLVPYLMFTRQDHALEKMTALWLLPVVASEVAAASAGLIAPHLDIAGAGTLVYSGYVLFALSVPLALMIITILVLRLAQHNLPGAELGVSMFLPLGPLGTGALALLQLGEAAPRVLQAQGLSALAPVAVGLGLIGGVMLWGFGAWWLALATLTTLRFLKGGLPFNLGWWGLTFPLGVYTAATFALAALTHLDFFTTLGHVLVVILAALWILVTARTTHGAWHGHLFQSPSLSKETGLPYA, from the coding sequence ATGACGCACCCGCTGAATCGGCTGGCGGCCCCCACGGAGGCCATCAGGGGCTTCACGCCCAACTGGTTTACCGCCTGTATGGGCACCGGCATCCTGTCGCTGACGCTGCCCAAGCTGCCCCTCCCAGGGGCAGCAGCCACCGGTGAGGTGCTGTGGATACTCAATATGGCGCTGTTCGCGCTGTTCACCCTGCTCTCGCTGGCCCGCATCGTGATGTACCCGGCCGACAGCCGGGCCACACTCCACCACCCGGTGCAGAGCATGTTCCTGGGAGCCGTCCCGATGGGACTGGCCACCATCGTGAACGGCCTGATCACCTTCGGTGTGCCGCACTGGGGGCTGGACGCGGCGCGGCTGGCCCGCGACCTCTGGGCCTTCGACGCCCTGCTCTCGGCCGGAGTCGGCCTGCTCGTGCCCTACCTGATGTTCACCCGTCAGGATCACGCGCTGGAGAAGATGACGGCGCTGTGGCTGCTGCCCGTGGTCGCCTCGGAGGTGGCGGCTGCCAGCGCCGGATTGATCGCGCCGCACCTGGATATCGCGGGCGCTGGAACGCTCGTGTACTCCGGCTACGTGCTGTTTGCCCTCTCGGTACCACTGGCCCTGATGATCATCACGATCCTCGTGCTGCGCCTCGCGCAACACAACCTCCCAGGTGCCGAGCTGGGCGTGAGCATGTTCCTGCCGCTGGGGCCGCTGGGCACAGGCGCACTGGCGCTGCTGCAACTCGGGGAGGCCGCGCCCCGTGTGCTGCAGGCCCAGGGGCTGAGTGCGCTGGCCCCGGTTGCCGTAGGCCTGGGCCTGATCGGCGGCGTGATGCTCTGGGGGTTCGGGGCGTGGTGGCTCGCCCTGGCGACCCTGACCACCCTGCGGTTCCTCAAGGGCGGCCTGCCCTTCAACCTCGGCTGGTGGGGCCTGACCTTCCCGCTCGGGGTGTACACAGCTGCCACCTTCGCGCTCGCTGCCCTGACCCATCTGGACTTCTTCACCACCCTGGGACACGTGCTGGTCGTCATCCTGGCGGCCCTCTGGATCCTGGTCACGGCCCGCACGACCCACGGCGCATGGCACGGTCACCTGTTCCAGAGCCCATCCCTGTCGAAGGAGACCGGCCTGCCCTATGCGTGA
- a CDS encoding recombinase family protein, producing MQIGYARVSKQHDQDTAAQLRALEAAGAERVFTEHASGGRWDRPELHRMLDQLRPGDVVVVWKLDRLSRSLKDLLHLMELLGERNVGFRSLTEAIDTTTPAGRMMMQMVGAFAEFERAMIRERTLAGLEQARSEGRVGGRRRKLLPHQEQDIRESVQAGRRTAAQCARLFGVHPSTITRLLQR from the coding sequence ATGCAGATCGGTTACGCCCGCGTCAGCAAGCAGCACGACCAAGACACCGCCGCCCAGCTCCGGGCCCTGGAGGCGGCCGGCGCAGAGCGCGTGTTCACCGAACACGCTTCGGGAGGACGCTGGGATCGCCCCGAACTCCACCGCATGCTCGACCAGCTGCGCCCCGGGGACGTGGTGGTCGTCTGGAAGCTCGACCGGCTCAGCCGCAGCCTGAAAGATCTGCTGCACCTGATGGAGCTGCTGGGTGAGCGGAACGTGGGCTTCCGCAGTCTGACCGAGGCCATCGACACCACCACGCCCGCCGGCCGGATGATGATGCAGATGGTCGGCGCCTTCGCCGAGTTCGAGCGCGCCATGATCCGCGAGCGCACCCTGGCGGGACTGGAGCAGGCGCGCTCCGAAGGGCGCGTCGGCGGACGTCGGCGCAAACTCCTCCCGCACCAGGAGCAGGACATCCGCGAGTCGGTGCAGGCCGGGCGGCGCACGGCAGCACAGTGCGCCCGGTTGTTCGGCGTGCATCCCAGCACCATCACCCGGCTCCTCCAGCGGTGA
- a CDS encoding AAA family ATPase, with the protein MIYVVGGIKGGSGKTTVATNLAVALALDGRDVLLVDADDQETATDFSAWRNERQGGQTGYTAVQLTGQAAREELRKLAAKFQDVVIDTGGRDTTSQRAALTVADLYLVPFNPRSFDVWTLEKVARLIQEIRTVNPELKAHAFLNRADPRGSDNDDAAEALKESEALAFLDAPLGNRKAYANAAAQGLGVLELRPDDRKASQEFLHLYRQVTGREPQFAAGRGE; encoded by the coding sequence ATGATCTATGTGGTAGGCGGCATCAAGGGTGGGAGTGGCAAGACGACCGTGGCGACAAACCTGGCGGTGGCCCTGGCGCTGGATGGACGGGATGTCCTGCTCGTAGACGCCGACGACCAGGAAACGGCGACGGACTTCTCCGCGTGGCGGAACGAACGCCAGGGTGGACAGACGGGTTATACCGCCGTCCAGTTGACCGGGCAGGCGGCCCGTGAGGAACTCAGGAAACTGGCGGCCAAATTCCAAGACGTCGTGATCGATACCGGGGGGCGCGACACGACCAGCCAGCGGGCCGCCCTGACCGTGGCCGACCTGTACCTCGTGCCATTCAACCCCCGCAGCTTCGATGTGTGGACCCTGGAGAAGGTGGCGCGGCTGATCCAGGAGATCCGGACAGTCAACCCGGAACTGAAGGCCCACGCGTTCCTGAACCGGGCCGATCCCCGTGGCAGCGACAACGACGACGCGGCGGAGGCCCTCAAGGAATCGGAGGCCCTGGCCTTCCTCGACGCGCCGCTCGGGAACCGCAAGGCCTACGCCAACGCGGCCGCGCAGGGCCTGGGTGTGCTGGAGCTCCGACCGGACGACCGCAAGGCATCCCAGGAATTCCTGCACTTGTACCGGCAGGTCACCGGCAGGGAACCGCAGTTCGCAGCGGGCAGGGGAGAGTAG
- the rnhA gene encoding ribonuclease HI: MSSADSRPLVRLVTDGACSGNPGPGGWACLLSSGGHTKELSGGEHPTTNNRMELTALLEGLRALKKPCRVHVVSDSKYVIDAFEQGWLEKWIAKKWKNVKNPDLWQALAQSARPHTLTFEWVQGHAGHPENERADQLAVQARDAAARQPATPRSGPEGGLF, encoded by the coding sequence GTGAGCTCTGCCGACTCCCGGCCCCTGGTGCGCCTCGTCACGGACGGCGCGTGTTCCGGCAATCCCGGCCCCGGCGGCTGGGCGTGCCTGCTGTCCAGCGGCGGGCACACGAAGGAACTCTCCGGTGGGGAGCACCCCACGACGAACAACCGCATGGAACTCACCGCCCTGCTCGAGGGCCTGCGCGCGCTGAAGAAGCCCTGCCGGGTGCACGTCGTCAGCGACTCGAAGTACGTCATCGATGCGTTCGAGCAGGGCTGGCTGGAGAAGTGGATCGCGAAGAAGTGGAAGAACGTCAAGAACCCGGATCTGTGGCAGGCTCTGGCCCAGTCAGCGCGACCCCACACCCTGACCTTCGAGTGGGTGCAGGGACACGCCGGTCACCCGGAGAACGAACGGGCCGACCAGCTGGCCGTGCAGGCCCGAGACGCGGCCGCACGGCAGCCCGCCACCCCCCGCTCAGGGCCGGAAGGCGGCCTCTTCTGA
- a CDS encoding LysR substrate-binding domain-containing protein: MALNPEHLLTFVQVVRHGSLSGAAATLNLTQPAVSSQMKLLTHAVGEPLFTRHRAGVTLTTAGDGLLPHALALARALDGAQGYVRDLHGLASGTLSVAASSTVAAAIVPAVLARFHAQYPAVTIHVRQGNTSEVMTALHGGQVELALIEGSAGPLGPDLQAEVFAEDHLVLVTSPDHPLARAGSDLTALPLVWRERGSGTREVAELALARAGLSTITLLELPGTEAVKEAVIGGLGMAFLSDLRVRRELRAGILTQVPVQLPGLRRPLTQVTPPPEQQSRAARAFLHLLQHTAQNATDAGPGGT, from the coding sequence ATGGCCTTGAACCCCGAGCATCTCCTCACGTTCGTACAGGTGGTGCGGCACGGCAGCTTGAGCGGGGCGGCAGCGACCCTGAACCTGACGCAACCCGCGGTGTCCAGCCAGATGAAATTACTTACGCACGCGGTTGGGGAGCCGCTGTTCACCCGACACCGCGCTGGCGTGACGCTGACCACAGCGGGGGACGGCCTGCTGCCCCACGCCCTGGCGCTTGCACGTGCCCTCGACGGCGCTCAGGGCTACGTGCGCGACCTGCATGGGCTGGCCTCCGGTACGCTCAGTGTGGCCGCGAGCAGCACCGTCGCGGCGGCCATCGTGCCGGCCGTTCTCGCCCGCTTTCACGCGCAGTACCCGGCGGTGACCATTCACGTACGCCAGGGCAACACCAGCGAGGTCATGACCGCACTGCACGGTGGTCAGGTCGAGCTCGCACTGATTGAGGGCTCGGCAGGCCCCCTCGGCCCTGATCTGCAGGCCGAGGTCTTCGCTGAGGATCACCTGGTGCTGGTCACGTCTCCAGACCATCCACTGGCGCGTGCTGGAAGCGACCTGACGGCCCTGCCACTGGTGTGGCGGGAACGCGGATCCGGCACGCGGGAGGTGGCCGAACTCGCGCTGGCCCGGGCCGGTCTGTCAACGATCACGCTGCTGGAACTCCCCGGCACGGAGGCCGTCAAGGAAGCGGTGATCGGTGGCCTGGGAATGGCCTTCCTGTCTGATCTGCGGGTGCGGCGTGAACTGCGAGCAGGGATTCTCACGCAGGTGCCCGTGCAGCTCCCCGGACTGCGCCGGCCGCTGACGCAGGTCACACCCCCGCCAGAGCAGCAGTCCCGCGCCGCTCGGGCGTTCCTGCACCTGTTGCAGCACACCGCGCAGAACGCCACGGATGCTGGGCCAGGCGGAACCTGA
- a CDS encoding PIN domain-containing protein has translation MTAGPSPHLPEAFCDANVLYPSLLRDLLIRLDIEGLCRLRWSDEVNEEWIHALVRDRGLPRAPLDQTRLLMDAAVPHARVTDYQHLMPGLHLPDPDDRHVLAAALHSGAPALITFNLTDFPAAAVPGTALAVVHPDGWLAPVLA, from the coding sequence GTGACGGCCGGCCCGTCACCCCACCTTCCAGAAGCGTTCTGCGACGCCAACGTGCTCTACCCCTCGCTGCTCCGTGATCTGCTCATCCGGCTGGACATCGAGGGCCTGTGCCGCCTGCGGTGGTCGGACGAGGTCAACGAGGAATGGATCCACGCGCTCGTCCGTGACCGCGGCCTGCCGAGGGCACCCCTCGACCAGACCCGGCTGCTGATGGACGCGGCCGTCCCCCACGCCCGGGTCACGGACTACCAGCACCTCATGCCAGGGCTGCACCTGCCGGATCCCGACGACCGGCATGTGCTGGCTGCCGCCCTTCACAGCGGTGCCCCTGCCCTGATCACCTTCAACCTGACCGACTTCCCGGCGGCCGCCGTGCCTGGCACCGCCCTGGCGGTGGTGCATCCTGACGGCTGGCTGGCCCCGGTGCTCGCGTAG
- a CDS encoding Tn3 family transposase, which produces MHRPWTPEELAHHFTLTTGEQAFLGHKGAAATLHLAALLKTFQLQGEFLDRPQAVPAAVIDVLAQQLGLSPVLWAEVDWSTRTARRYRDEVADFCGFRGFQASDEAALIAHLTPLVADLNTDSEVLKQRGREFLRGQRLVPPTAQRFGRCLRAAVGAQAEHWMQRVQRQLSSQTCRALDALISTDAAADDLQPLLVVRSTLATLKDTAGRVKVDTVLAELAKLTELRALGLPPQLFQGVPPRVLQQYRRRAASEPPRELRRHPAPLRHVLLAALCWERLVEVTDDLVELLISVAHHIGTRAESKVEAEVLRHLRRVQGKSALLFKLAKAARAQPERAVRDVIYPVVPETVLDDLIREMEAEGTYGREVRLVTRNSYGHHYRRAISLLLGVLTFRCNNDRHQPIMRALALLTKYRDRRIGTFPLGEDVPLGGVVKDDWQALVLDDAEGRRINRVTYEMCVLTTLRDKIRCKEVWIEGAGRFRNPDEDLPGDFEQKRAEYYSALNQPGEAQTFTAQLRTRMERALDALNTDLPDNARVRLITSKKGKGRLSVSPLTALPEPQNITRLAAALVQRWPMTNLLDVLKETELRTGFTDAFHTVAAREVLSREVVQRRLLLCLHGIGTNAGLKRMCSGGGEDSFADLQYIRRRYVQKEQLRDAISRVCNAIFQARDAALWGEATTTCASDSKKFGAWNQNLMTEWHARYGGPGVMVYWHVEQHSVCIYSQLKRCSSSEVAAMIEGVLRHDTEMEVDKNYVDTHGQSEVGFAFCHLLGFQLLPRLKNMGRQKLYRANRGEPEKYAQLQAILTRPIQWELIEQQYDEMIKLATALRLGTADAESILRRFTRQNVQHPTYRALAELGKAVKTAFLCDYLRQEELRREIHEGLQVIESWNSANDFILYGKGGEFTSNRIDEQELQMLGLHLLQVSLIYVNTLMMQQVLAQPEWQGRLTGADLRALTPLKWQHINPYGTFTLDMHERLPLEF; this is translated from the coding sequence ATGCACCGCCCCTGGACGCCCGAGGAACTCGCCCACCACTTCACCCTGACCACTGGGGAACAGGCCTTTCTGGGCCACAAGGGCGCGGCCGCCACGCTCCACCTAGCCGCGCTGCTCAAGACCTTCCAGCTTCAGGGCGAGTTTCTGGATCGTCCGCAGGCGGTGCCTGCGGCGGTCATCGACGTCCTGGCCCAGCAACTCGGCCTCTCTCCAGTCCTGTGGGCGGAGGTGGACTGGTCAACCCGAACCGCGCGGCGCTACCGCGACGAGGTGGCGGATTTCTGCGGCTTCCGGGGGTTCCAAGCTTCCGATGAGGCCGCCCTCATCGCTCACCTCACGCCCCTGGTCGCCGACCTCAACACGGACTCGGAGGTTCTGAAGCAGCGCGGCCGGGAGTTTCTGCGGGGACAGCGTCTCGTTCCGCCCACGGCACAGCGGTTCGGACGCTGCCTGCGCGCGGCCGTGGGCGCACAGGCAGAGCACTGGATGCAGCGCGTCCAGCGCCAGCTCAGTTCCCAGACCTGTCGGGCCCTCGACGCCCTGATCAGCACCGACGCGGCGGCGGATGACCTGCAACCGCTGCTGGTCGTCCGCTCCACGCTGGCCACCCTCAAGGACACCGCCGGGCGGGTCAAGGTCGACACCGTCCTGGCGGAACTCGCCAAGCTCACCGAGCTGCGCGCCCTCGGCCTTCCGCCGCAGCTGTTTCAGGGGGTTCCTCCCAGAGTGCTCCAGCAGTACCGGCGCCGGGCCGCCAGTGAACCGCCCCGCGAATTGCGCCGCCATCCCGCTCCCCTGCGCCACGTCCTGCTCGCCGCGCTGTGCTGGGAGCGGCTGGTCGAGGTCACCGACGACCTGGTGGAACTGCTGATCTCGGTGGCCCACCACATCGGCACCCGCGCCGAGAGCAAGGTGGAGGCGGAGGTGCTGCGGCACCTCCGGCGGGTGCAGGGCAAGAGTGCGCTGCTGTTCAAACTCGCCAAGGCCGCCCGCGCCCAGCCGGAACGGGCGGTGCGGGACGTGATCTACCCGGTGGTTCCGGAGACGGTGCTCGACGACCTGATCCGCGAGATGGAGGCCGAGGGAACCTATGGCCGCGAGGTGCGCCTGGTCACGCGCAACTCGTACGGTCACCATTACCGCCGGGCGATCTCGCTGCTGCTCGGCGTCCTGACGTTCCGCTGCAACAACGACCGTCACCAGCCGATCATGCGGGCGCTTGCCCTGCTGACGAAGTACCGGGATCGCCGGATCGGCACCTTTCCCCTGGGCGAGGACGTCCCCCTGGGTGGCGTCGTCAAGGACGACTGGCAGGCCCTGGTGCTCGATGATGCCGAGGGGCGCAGGATCAACCGCGTCACCTACGAGATGTGCGTGCTGACCACGCTGCGCGACAAGATCCGCTGTAAGGAGGTGTGGATCGAGGGGGCCGGGCGCTTCCGCAATCCCGACGAGGACCTCCCGGGCGACTTCGAGCAGAAACGGGCCGAGTACTACTCGGCCCTGAACCAACCGGGTGAAGCGCAGACCTTCACCGCTCAACTCCGCACCCGGATGGAGCGCGCGCTGGACGCCCTGAACACCGACCTTCCCGACAACGCCAGGGTCAGGCTGATCACGTCCAAGAAAGGCAAGGGGCGGCTGTCGGTCTCCCCGCTCACGGCGCTCCCCGAACCGCAGAACATCACCCGGCTGGCGGCGGCGCTGGTGCAGCGCTGGCCGATGACCAACCTGCTGGACGTCCTGAAGGAGACCGAACTGCGTACCGGGTTCACCGACGCCTTCCACACGGTGGCTGCCCGTGAGGTGCTGAGCCGTGAGGTGGTGCAGCGCCGCCTGCTCCTGTGCCTGCATGGGATCGGCACCAACGCCGGTTTGAAGCGGATGTGCAGTGGGGGTGGGGAGGACAGCTTCGCTGACCTCCAGTACATCCGCCGCCGATACGTTCAGAAAGAGCAGCTCCGGGACGCCATCAGCCGCGTGTGCAACGCCATCTTCCAGGCCAGGGACGCCGCCCTGTGGGGCGAGGCCACCACCACCTGTGCCTCGGACAGCAAGAAGTTCGGGGCCTGGAACCAGAACCTGATGACCGAGTGGCACGCCCGCTACGGCGGCCCCGGCGTGATGGTGTACTGGCACGTGGAGCAGCATTCGGTGTGTATCTACAGCCAGCTCAAGCGCTGCTCAAGCAGTGAGGTGGCCGCCATGATCGAGGGGGTGCTCAGGCACGACACCGAGATGGAGGTGGACAAAAACTATGTCGATACCCACGGCCAGAGCGAGGTGGGCTTCGCGTTCTGCCACCTGCTCGGCTTCCAGCTCCTGCCGCGCCTGAAAAACATGGGGCGCCAGAAGCTGTACCGCGCGAACAGGGGCGAGCCGGAGAAGTACGCCCAGCTCCAGGCGATCCTGACCAGGCCGATCCAGTGGGAACTGATCGAGCAGCAGTACGACGAGATGATCAAGCTCGCCACCGCCCTGCGGCTGGGGACGGCGGACGCCGAGAGCATCCTGCGGCGCTTCACGCGCCAGAACGTCCAGCACCCGACGTACCGGGCGCTGGCCGAACTGGGGAAAGCGGTGAAGACCGCTTTCCTATGCGACTACCTGCGCCAGGAGGAGCTGCGCCGCGAGATTCACGAGGGCCTGCAGGTCATCGAATCGTGGAACAGCGCGAACGACTTCATCCTGTACGGCAAGGGCGGCGAATTCACCAGCAACCGGATCGACGAGCAGGAACTTCAGATGCTGGGCCTGCACCTGCTGCAGGTCAGCCTGATCTACGTCAACACCCTGATGATGCAGCAAGTACTCGCCCAGCCGGAGTGGCAGGGCCGGCTGACCGGGGCAGACCTGCGGGCGCTGACGCCGCTGAAGTGGCAGCACATCAACCCGTACGGCACCTTCACGCTGGACATGCACGAGCGGCTGCCCCTGGAGTTCTAG
- a CDS encoding type IIL restriction-modification enzyme MmeI, whose protein sequence is MDAADGAAVRVAMTVGEAGRTSGELTTVTRELDTAGEGDTLVGETSSVTGMIHPNLTVGVNLTDTLPLKANDGLCAVGMKTIGAGFLLTEDEAASFGAMTDPVVARHVRPYVNGRDLMSRTRGKYVIDFHGLPEEGVRSEFPALYQHLRNHVYDLRQQNNNALFRELWWVLGHSRPVFRAFTAGLTRYVVTLETAKHQVFQFIDASVVPDSTLVTFGFEDAYHLGVLSSRHHVVWSLAQGSRLGVGNDPRYNKTTCFETFPFPYATPEQQGQIRESAQALDDHRKARQEIHPALTLTGMYNVLAKLRSGEPLDAAEQKIHDQGLITVLRELHDRLDEAVAAAYGTASRPSDQDILATLASLNAARAAEERAGTVRYLRPEYQDPGRRVQEGLGIAVPPTVPKVAALQPFPTSLPAQVQAVRQRLQQAGQPLTSREVALAFTGARPSQVEEIIATLVMLGQARLTTTGAADVRYAA, encoded by the coding sequence GTGGATGCCGCTGATGGGGCGGCGGTGCGGGTGGCCATGACCGTCGGCGAGGCCGGCCGGACAAGTGGCGAGCTCACGACGGTGACGCGTGAGCTGGACACGGCCGGTGAAGGCGACACGCTGGTCGGCGAGACCTCCAGCGTGACCGGCATGATCCACCCGAACCTGACGGTTGGCGTGAACCTGACCGACACACTTCCGTTGAAAGCCAACGATGGACTCTGCGCCGTCGGTATGAAAACCATTGGCGCGGGATTTCTGCTGACTGAGGACGAAGCCGCAAGCTTCGGAGCGATGACGGATCCCGTGGTGGCCAGGCACGTCCGCCCCTACGTTAATGGGCGGGATCTGATGAGCCGGACACGTGGAAAGTACGTCATCGACTTCCACGGTCTTCCTGAAGAGGGAGTACGCTCCGAGTTCCCCGCCCTCTACCAGCACCTGCGCAACCACGTCTATGACCTGCGTCAGCAAAACAACAACGCCCTGTTCCGGGAGCTCTGGTGGGTGCTGGGTCACTCGCGGCCCGTGTTCCGGGCGTTCACGGCAGGGCTGACCCGCTACGTGGTGACGCTGGAGACAGCGAAGCACCAGGTCTTCCAATTTATTGACGCCAGCGTTGTCCCCGACAGCACGCTGGTGACCTTTGGCTTCGAGGACGCGTACCACCTCGGAGTGCTGAGCAGCCGACACCACGTGGTGTGGTCTCTCGCTCAGGGAAGCAGGCTAGGGGTGGGCAATGATCCCCGCTACAACAAGACGACCTGTTTCGAGACGTTCCCGTTCCCATACGCCACCCCGGAACAGCAGGGCCAAATCCGTGAGTCCGCTCAGGCCCTCGATGACCATCGGAAGGCCAGGCAGGAGATTCACCCGGCCCTGACGCTGACAGGGATGTACAACGTCCTCGCCAAGCTCAGGAGTGGGGAGCCCCTTGATGCCGCCGAACAGAAGATTCACGATCAAGGCCTCATCACGGTGCTCAGGGAGCTTCATGACCGGCTGGATGAGGCAGTCGCAGCTGCCTACGGCACCGCATCGCGGCCGTCAGACCAGGACATCCTGGCAACCCTCGCTTCCCTCAATGCCGCTCGGGCTGCGGAGGAACGCGCGGGCACCGTTCGCTACCTTCGACCCGAATACCAGGATCCAGGACGCCGTGTGCAGGAGGGCCTAGGAATTGCGGTGCCCCCTACCGTGCCGAAAGTGGCGGCACTCCAGCCCTTCCCAACGTCCCTGCCGGCGCAGGTTCAGGCGGTGCGTCAACGTCTGCAGCAGGCAGGACAGCCGCTGACCTCACGTGAGGTTGCGTTGGCCTTCACAGGCGCAAGGCCCAGTCAGGTGGAAGAGATCATTGCGACACTGGTGATGTTGGGGCAGGCACGATTGACGACCACGGGTGCGGCAGACGTACGGTATGCAGCATAG